From Rutidosis leptorrhynchoides isolate AG116_Rl617_1_P2 chromosome 3, CSIRO_AGI_Rlap_v1, whole genome shotgun sequence, a single genomic window includes:
- the LOC139897152 gene encoding uncharacterized protein, whose protein sequence is MSESPAKVRLVRCPKCENLLPEVTEYALYQCGGCGAVLRAGIKHIESRPSSEKSGDEIDTISHKESVNPEFSNKSVQKMSLSSENGVKSNENSGRRYERDEGKSVDFEEPKPVVANNRIGSRRSVRSSNWRYQETDLQEGSSNYHFAPRHEYAELVQNTNGVEVDDDDDQDELLRKLDELKDQIVRSRDKSKEKVPMHHHHTPSYIEAPPYANMHHKSHSLLPTSNQVQVFSDPFRSQNHRRNPITPFDPNPYHPYYSGGQYVSNEMMDHRLFHHPSCSCMVCYNKHQQVPPPPPSLPPSLPPVMQTDPVFYRHDYDRRFSNLSMNSHHSGESHTRWSNDLRRPPRGILAAASGRRCRSVAGGSPFVACCKCYELLQLPKKNTKKMRCAACSAVMLLSIVNKRLVLSVYTETNRDIEKSKDVRKNSKWGGTEFSSEDYDDSGNFDFESMDKLQIGGPGLTSEKSALSFRSEEGVKVNIIEDVNSRDVALSTNEPTPPPSGSPLQDHFDYSTKYNRAGKGNVSMRSDMEIVANVGSAESAMKHADVASEIEILSNEYGVNTGSSQETGDAVRETDQQKGFVGKIKKSFREFSRSSQHVDQGTVNVTVNGHPIPDRLVKKAENLAGTIEPGDYWYDLRAGFWGIMGGPCRGIIPPFIEEFHYPMPEKCADGNTNVFVNGRELHQKDLDLLASRGLPTDRDRSYVIEISGRVLDEDSGQELEGLGKLAPTVERKKHGFGMKPPRTAAV, encoded by the exons ATGTCTGAAAGTCCAGCTAAAGTTAGGTTAGTTCGGTGCCCAAAATGTGAAAACTTGCTCCCTGAGGTTACTGAGTATGCACTTTATCAGTGTGGCGGTTGTGGTGCTGTTCTTCGTG CTGGGATTAAACATATTGAATCTCGTCCGTCTTCGGAGAAATCAGGCGATGAAATTGATACGATTTCACACAAAGAATCAGTGAATCCTGAATTTtcaaataaaagtgttcagaaaatgaGTTTGAGTTCTGAAAATGGAGTAAAATCTAATGAAAATTCTGGTCGGAGATACGAAAGAGACGAAGGTAAAAGCGTAGACTTTGAAGAACCAAAACCCGTCGTTGCAAATAACAGAATAGGTTCACGAAGATCTGTTCGAAGCTCGAATTGGAGATATCAAGAAACCGATCTTCAAGAGGGTTCATCaaattaccattttgcccctcgcCATGAATACGCTGAGCTAGTTCAAAACACAAATGGTGTagaggttgatgatgatgatgatcaggaTGAACTCTTACGAAAATTAGATGAACTCAAAGACCAAATCGTTCGATCTCGTGATAAATCTAAGGAAAAAGTTCCAATGCATCATCATCATACTCCATCTTACATTGAGGCCCCTCCTTATGCTAATATGCATCATAAGAGCCATTCTTTATTGCCTACTTCGAATCAAGTTCAAGTTTTTTCCGACCCGTTTAGGTCACAAAACCATAGAAGAAATCCGATTACCCCTTTTGACCCAAACCCATATCATCCCTACTATTCGGGCGGGCAATACGTTAGCAACGAAATGATGGATCATCGACTGTTTCACCACCCATCGTGTTCTTGTATGGTTTGCTACAATAAACACcaacaagttccaccaccaccaccatcgctgCCGCCATCACTGCCGCCTGTTATGCAAACCGATCCCGTTTTTTACCGCCATGATTACGATCGAAGGTTCTCAAATCTTTCTATGAACTCTCATCATAGTGGTGAATCTCACACCCGATGGTCAAACGATCTTCGTCGGCCACCAAGGGGAATCTTAGCCGCCGCCAGTGGAAGGCGGTGCCGTTCTGTGGCTGGCGGTTCTCCGTTTGTGGCGTGTTGTAAATGTTACGAATTGCTTCAACTACCAAAAAAGAACACGAAAAAAATGAGATGTGCAGCGTGCTCTGCAGTGATGTTGCTTTCGATTGTCAACAAACGACTCGTTCTTTCTGTTTATACAGAAACAAATAGAGATATTGAAAAGTCAAAAGATGTTCGTAAGAACTCAAAATGGGGTGGCACCGAGTTTTCCTCCGAGGATTATGATGATTCTGGCAATTTTGACTTTGAGTCAATGGATAAACTGCAAATAGGAGGCCCGGGTTTGACTTCCGAAAAGTCAGCGCTTTCTTTCAGATCAGAAGAAGGTGTAAAAGTTAATATTATCGAAGACGTAAATTCTAGAGATGTAGCGTTGAGTACTAACGAACCAACTCCACCACCTTCGGGTTCACCTCTTCAAGATCATTTTGACTATTCAACAAAATATAATCGAGCAGGAAAAGGAAATGTAAGCATGAGGTCAGATATGGAAATCGTGGCTAACGTGGGGTCTGCTGAAAGTGCGATGAAACATGCTGATGTGGCGAGTGAGATTGAGATTTTGTCAAATGAATATGGTGTCAACACGGGATCTTCTCAAGAAACCGGGGATGCAGTTAGGGAGACAGATCAACAAAAAGGATTTGTAGGTAAGATCAAGAAAAGCTTCAGGGAGTTTTCGAGGTCAAGTCAACATGTTGACCAGGGTACAGTCAATGTGACTGTCAACGGGCATCCTATACCTGATCGGTTGGTCAAGAAGGCTGAAAATCTTGCTGGGACGATAGAGCCCGGTGATTACTG GTACGATTTGAGAGCTGGATTCTGGGGTATAATGGGTGGCCCTTGTCGTGGCATAATTCCG CCGTTCATCGAGGAATTCCATTATCCGATGCCCGAAAAATGTGCTGATGGAAACACGAATGTGTTTGTGAATGGGAGAGAACTTCATCAAAAGGATTTGGATTTACTTGCAAGTAGAGGCCTCCCGACAGATAGAGATAGATCGTATGTCATTGAGATCTCGGGGAGAGTGCTTGATGAGGACTCGGGTCAAGAGCTTGAAGGCCTCGGTAAACTTGCCCCAAC AGTTGAGCGTAAGAAGCATGGGTTCGGGATGAAGCCTCCGAGAACAGCTGCTGTATAA